Part of the Perognathus longimembris pacificus isolate PPM17 chromosome 1, ASM2315922v1, whole genome shotgun sequence genome, ctgagatttttcactcagggctggtgttctaccacttgggccacagctccacttctggtggacttgcccctcccaggctggctttgaaccgtgatcctcaggtctcagcactGTGGCCCCACTGTTCCCTTTGGCCTCTACTGACCAGTGTCTCCAGCCCCTCCACCTTCCTACAGCCCCACACCCATGCCCCACCCGCACGTGCCAGCCACGGCCTGGGCTGTGTCCCACACCCCCGTCGTTCTCTCCTACAGCTGTTCTGGCCTGGGGACAGGGTGCTCACCTGGCCACGCAGAAGATGAGGCTGCCGCCCTGGCCGCGCTCGTCACCACGGAGACGCTGGAAGGCCATGAGGAGGCTGTAGTCCAGCACGTTGAGCTCCCGCAGGAAGGTGGTGTCCAGCTCTATCTGGCGGAGcagccagctcctctgggacccTGCAGCAGCCCGGCCCGAGCTCTCAGCGAGGTGCCAGCCCTCAGGGCTCCGCCCGCGCCTGCCCAGAGGGCAGGGGCCATTGTCCAACCCATCTCACAAGGGGAACTCAGCCTCAGTTACACGTGGGGAGCCAGGATTGGAGCCCCATCTGACTTCAGaatccaagtgtgtgtgtgtgtgtgtgtgtgttggtactggggcttgaattcaggacctcagccctgtcccttagcctttctgctcaaggctagcccttgaatcacagctccagttccagcgttttgttttttctactgaagtggagatgagagtctttccCGTCTGTCTGTGCTTCAAACTGGTTCAAACCATgacccctagatctcagcctcctgagtagctggggttgcaggtatgagccacagtggCCAGCTCTGAACCTGGTCTTAGAGGACTTGGGAAGGGGCCGTGCCAGGGACCACTTCCCTCTCCACCCTGAATGGAGGACAGGAAGCCGGGAAGGACTCTGGCTCACCCAGGTTGATGGTCTTGCCCTGAAAGTTGAGGTCCTTGAGCACGAGGACGAGAGGGCTCCCCTCGGGGGCGGGCTCCACCCAGCGGCTCACCTCGCAGCCCTTGATGTCATACCTGGGAGGAGAAGTCCAGCGGTGACCCTCACCAAGTAGCCATTAGAAACAAGAACTGACGGTTGCTGGCTGACTGCTCGAGTATATACCAACACACATCCCACGCCTCAGCCCGCCTGGAAGATGAGGAAACAGGCCCAGAGATTTCCCTGAATTGCTTGTGCCACACTGTAAGTAAAAAACAGAACGcggccaggcgccggtggctcacgcctgtaatcctagctcctcgggagactgagatctgaggatcgtggtttgaagcctgtgagactcttatttccaattaactagcaaaaagtcagaagtggaggtgtggctcaaatggcagagctctagccctAAGtgaacagctaagggacagcacccaggccccgagttcaagattCACTACAAGCACACAGATGGAAAAACACTCCCAGCTCAACACAGCACCTAAAAGGTTGAGTCACTCAAGAGATGCTGGCAGTGTGTGCTTGCtggcagtgtgtgtatgtgtatgtgtatgtgtgtgtgtgtgagcgcgcgtgccagtcctgaggcttgaactcagggcttgggcactgcgcctgagcttttttgctcaaggctattgctctaacacttgagccacacctccacctccagctttttgtgagtagtgtattggagataagagtttcccggGCAAGCTGGGCCCAGGTGGCTCTCGTCggtaaatcctagccactcaggaggctgagctctgaggatggcaattcaaagccagcctggacaggaaatcctgtgagattcttatctcgaattaactacCAGAATGCAGGAATGGGGACTTCAGAACTGGCCCCCGCGCGTGCAcattcacacacgcacacagtcaCGAACTCTcccgccccaggctggcttccaaatgtgatcctcagatctcagcccctgtcTAGCGAGgatgacagacctgagccaccagtgccctgttcCCTGCtcctttctgtgcctcagtttctccacctaGCTGGTGGGAGGGTTGGGGCTGTTTCTGCTCCAGGAGGAAGTGAGGGGGACGCACCTCTCAGAGATGCGGCCAGTGGGGTAGAAGATGCTCTGCATGATGATGAAGTACTTCTGAGGAGGGTTGGAGGATGAGGGAAGTCAGGATCTCCCGTCCAAAACACCCCTTCGCCCAGCCACCACGCCTCGGTCTCACCCACCTTCTTTCCCTGGGCCACCCGAAGACTGTACACTCCTGGAACCGGGGAGAGGGCGTCAGGGTGAGCACTCTGGAGTCCACAACCCCAGCACCAGGCCCCTGCCTCCTCAACcactcccagggctgggaatgtggcttagtggtagagcgcttgcctagcatgcacgaagccctgggttcgattcctcagcaccacatacacagaagtagccagaagtggcgctgtggctcaagtggcagagtgctagccttgagcaaaggaagccagggacagtgctcaggccctgagttcaagccccacgaccgacaaaaaggaaagaaaagaacggCTCCCACCCCACAGTCCATCCCTCGTGGCCCTGCCTGCTGGCCTTTCCTAAGCTCAGGCCCGGAGCCCCAGCCCAGATATATATACAGCTGGAGGGAGCCTAGGCTCCGCCCCCCCGAGGACTGTCCAATCAGCGTGCTTCTCCtgtccccgccccgcgcgcggccccgccccgccctccaggcCGCTAGGCGagaaggccccgccccggccccgccctccaggccGCTAGGCAGagaaggccccgcccccggccccgccccgccctcccagcCGCGGGGAggagcaggccccgcccccggccccgccctccaggccGCTAGGcggcgcaggccccgcccccggccccgccccgccctcccagcCGCTGGGcggcgcaggccccgccccccaggccccggATACCCAGCAGGCGGGCGAGCAGCGAGTGCGGGTGCCGCTGCAGGTGCCGCACGTAGCGGGGCAGGTGGGCGAGCAGCACCTGCACCTCCTGGCGCCGCTGGGTCTTCAGGAAGAAGCGCTGGTCGTGGCTGCGGGCGGAAGCACAAGGTCCCCGTCCAGGCGGGCCGCGGCGGCTCCCGCCGAATCCCCGGCGGGCGAGTGTGGGCCCCCGCGTGGCTCCGCGTCCCCGCCGCCCTggcgcccgccccacccccgccgccggCTCACGACAGAAAGAAGCTGGCCTTGCTCTTGGAGGTGCTGAGGAACTGGAGGTACGGGCCGCCGGGGCCCAGCGCGGCCTGGTAGTCCTCCTCCACCAGGCCCAGGGAGCGCCGCAGCCGCGCGAAGGCCGGGCCCGCCAGGGTGCCCAGCTCGAAACCCTGCGGGGAGGAAGAGcggacccccccccacacacacaccggggcGTCGGTGTGGGTCTGGGTGCAGGTGGCCTCCGTGCAGGAGCGGCAGGATGATCACGCCCTGCCCCTAAAcccgcaggagcaaagaccagtgcaggccccgcccaccagtctTGGGCCTCCTACCTACCTCCTCATGAACCTGGGTCATGACTTCAGAGAAATCCTCCTGGCTGGGTGAGCCCTGCAGAGATAGAGGGTCTCAAGGGAGGTCAGGCttccccctgcccaccccaggATCTCTCTGAGTGTCCCTGtacctgcctccccctccccctccccagcttgGGTCCTTCAGCCAAAAAGAACCCATGGTGTCCCTGTGTGTGCCTGCAATGGGCTGCcagggatggaggaggaagaatggCCCGAGGCAGGGCCTAGATGTGTCTCATTTATCACTGGGTCCCCAGCACCAAGTctgagctcaagcctagcacGTGACCTCAGATACATGAAGTCAATTCCATGCCAGTACGAGGAGATAGCCCAGAAGCCAAGTGATCTGCCTGAGGCAGGCTAGGGTCCAGGAGGAGACCTCTGAGCTGAAACCTCACGGGTAAGGGAGAAGAGGGGCAGGGTGCTcatgacagtgcaaacagcacTGGTGgctaccagcaaaaacaaaaaacaaaaaaccacaggggggggggggtggtaatctCAGTGTCTGCAGCCCGGAAGCAGGGGATGTCGATGAGCCGGACTGCTCTCTCTTTCAGGATCTCCAGGCCAGGCTGGAGCACTAGGAAGTTTCTAGCAGGTTGGTGAGGTCAGGTTATGGTTTAGAGAACTCCCCCTGGACCCTGCACTTTCCCCGGGGCTCCTGCCTGTCTTGGAGGGCGTGGTCAGACTAGGCACATgggcacacacagagacaacatGTAtgccgtctccccccccccccgccccccgcccagccTGCCCTGCTGAGCTGGCCGCTGGGTGACCCTTTCTGCTGAGCCAGCATGGCCCTAGCCTGAGCTCCAGGGAGAATGGGGCTGGGCTGGCCAAGTGGGGGTGGGGTCCCTTAACCATCCACTCCGGAAGAGCCTCAGCAATGGAGCTAtatacacccccccacacacccattATACAGATGGGGATCCTGAAGCAAAGGCCATACAAATGACAAGTCACACAGCAACCCATCAGGGTTCCTCACACGACCACCATCCTGAGCTTTCCAGCTGTCTCCCTGGAAGGTTCCACCATCCCATCCCTGCCCAAGTCCTCTTAGTGTCCCTCTCCAGGCCCGGCATGGCTGTGTTAGCAAGAGAGACCAGCGGCTAGGCCTCGCCCTCAGTGCTTTGGGGTGTGCAGGGTGAGGTGGCCATTCACCATGGGCGGGTGGTCGATGGAGACCTGCGTGGCAGCCCACAGTCCCGCCTGCATCATACATGTCAGCCTATGTAGCTCATGTCCCGGGTCGATCTCAAACAGGCCCAGGCGGGACTGCTTGTCTCGAAGGCGCCAGAAGAAACCACGGTGGCTGGAGGCAGCTGTTCGGTGTCCAGCCTCCGGAGAGGGGGCCAGGATCTAGAAGGAAGAGGCACAGGGAAGCGAAGAGCATGTGGTGGCATCTCAGAAGGGGAAAGACCCCACCAAGTTCGAGTCCCATACCCTCTACCTACGAGCCTTCCCTTCCTCCGGCTCTGCCTGTCTCTTCAGCTATAGGAGACGGGGTTGATGCGGTAGCCACCTCACCAGGTGTGAGGAACGCTCGCCCCGCACAGAATCGGCATCTAAATAGAATTTGGACAGAGCCTGCGTTCTGCAGTCAGCCCCAGCTGGGACCGACCTGTTCTCCCAGGGATGCAGGACCTTAGGCGGATCACCTGggtaaaccaaccaaccaatcctccctcctcctcccgagTGACTGGTATTCATTCTTACTGCTGAGTTTGAAATCTGAGCACAGGTCTTAATAGCAGGAGCTGTGAAGCCGGGGatcagggggtgggggtggggggtgggggtgtgtgtgcagtGACACCCGCCCCGCGGGGATCCGGGCAGCGTGGCGCTGAGATTgtaccaccccccctccccaccgccacACCGTGCGCCCCCAACTGGCCGAGAGCTCGAGCTCCCAGCAACTCTATGAAAGTGCGTTCGTGATCATTTATCCAAGGAGGGAACAGACCGATctacgggggggtggggggggggaacggggatGCCCGCCCAATCACACCCCCTCTACATCCCTGCGCCCCAAGCGGGGCGTGTCCTGGTCCTCACCCTAGGGCTGGGCTTCCCCTTGGCTGGCACGGGGGTGTGTCCGCGCCGCTGGTGGAGGGGAGGCGCCGTTgttgccctcctccccccagcccttcTCCCTTCTGCTCCCCGTCAAGTCCGCACATACCTTGCGGGGCCCGGGGCTCGGCCCGGCCATGGCCCCCCTGCAGCAGCTTCCTGGGCTCGGGCTGCGGCCCCGCTGCCCCGCTGCCCCGCTgcaggctccaggccccgcccctgcctcgcGACGGGCCAATCGCGAGGCTGCGAGGCTGGCCGCGCCCTATCCGCGCGGGAGGGGCGCTGGCGCTggcgcgcaggccccgcccccgcggctgCAGCAGCTTCCCGACCCGGgtccgggtggggtgggggcccccGGCGCTGGGTGGGGTCCTGGAGGGGGAGGATCATcgactccccccacccaccctaaCTTGCCCTGGGGGCGAGATGCGGGTCTTGGGGCCCCTAGGGTAAAGTAAGTCCTGCCCCGCCCACCCCATTCAGGCATGAAATTCCACTGACTCTGTCTTTCCTGGGAAGCAACTAAGATCCAAAGAAGTGACTACCTCCAGGTCACACAGGAGGTCGGGCATCCATTCACTCACTCAACACCCACATTCGGAACACCCACTGGAGAGGTtcagggaggagggagtgggaggaACGCGGCTGCCAGCGTGatcttttaaaagaatgaatCAGATGATGTCACTCTCTGCCTTAGGCCTCCCGTGGCTTCCCACTCTCCGTGGCCCCAAGCTGTCTGTCTTACCTCAGATCCATATCCCACCATCCGTCCTCCCCGTGTCCCCCGAGCCAGccacccaagtcttacctgcaggGATTTCCATTTGCTGTGCCCTCCTCCCCATGGTATCAGGTCAGCAAGGGCCCCATCCCTCATGGAAGGGCCGATGACATAAAGCAGGTGGCCAGTCATCAGAGACACCAAGAGTATCTGAGATGCACTTAGGGAATGTCACAAGCCAGACAGGGGCTAAGGATCAGGACTGGATCAATTTAAAAGACATCACTGCATGCCAAGTGGGTGCTCCTTCTAGGAGCGATGGGGCCAGAGACTCAGGGTAGCCTGTGGGGAGGAAATCACCATGAAGGGGGCCGGCGAGGGAGGACCTGGAGGGAATTTCCAGGCTGGTGAGGGAGGGGTCCTGTAGGTGGAGCTGGGAACACAGGAAAGAGGCAGCTGGAGGCAGGGAACACTCATGACAGGACACTTCTAGGCCGAGGGAGGTACGCAAGGCCCTGTGGGCAGCTGAGTGAACACCCAatgttggcaggatggaggattCCCATAGGCACTGGGACACTGGAAGAGCTGCTGCCCACAGGGGGCCTACCAGGATCCCTGGCCAGGCTGGAGCCTGCACTGCCTCAGCCCACCAGAACACAAAAGGGCTCTTTGACTCACTCATAGGCCGCTCAGAGATCCACTAAGCTGGGTAAACTTTTAGGGGAATGGCCTGAGGGTCCCTACGGGGTCTACCTTGGCCCAGGTAGCATAGGGAAGGTATGGCAGATGTGTGTCTAGACTTCTGCTGAACCCCACAACTTTGAGCTCTATCTAGCCAGAACCAC contains:
- the Pip5kl1 gene encoding phosphatidylinositol 4-phosphate 5-kinase-like protein 1, which produces MAGPSPGPRKILAPSPEAGHRTAASSHRGFFWRLRDKQSRLGLFEIDPGHELHRLTCMMQAGLWAATQVSIDHPPMGSPSQEDFSEVMTQVHEEGFELGTLAGPAFARLRRSLGLVEEDYQAALGPGGPYLQFLSTSKSKASFFLSHDQRFFLKTQRRQEVQVLLAHLPRYVRHLQRHPHSLLARLLGVYSLRVAQGKKKYFIIMQSIFYPTGRISERYDIKGCEVSRWVEPAPEGSPLVLVLKDLNFQGKTINLGSQRSWLLRQIELDTTFLRELNVLDYSLLMAFQRLRGDERGQGGSLIFCVARSVHGVQSPEDPEAQNRRLLPDAPNALHILDGPEQRYFLGLVDLATVYGLRKRLEHLWKTLRYPGRSFSTVSPGCYARRLCQWVETHTE